AGAAAGGCAATATCCGCAGGTGAAACTTTTGCTTCGATGACCAGGTCATCTTCAAGCGGCACGATTTGCATCACCTCCTCCCCGGGTCGGATGACGCCCCCTTGAGTGGTGATACGCACGTTTTTCACCACACCGCGCAAAGGAGCTCGCAGCTCGGTCTGGTCAAGCTGATTTCGGCGCTGCGCAAGGATCTGCTGTACCCCAGCAAGCTCCTCTTGCGTCTTGTTGAACTCAGCTTGCGCATCTTGGAAGTACTTGTTGCGCTTGTTCGTCATCTGTGCCTGCATATCGGCCACTTGCCGCTGCAGACGCAAAACCTCAGTGCGACTCACGTCACCTGATTGCACCAACGGAAGGTTGAGCGAAAGTTCTTCTTCGACCAGGGATTTCATGCGCCGAATTGCAGTGAGGTCTTCATCAAGCGCAGCCCTCCTCTTGCGAAGCAGATCGTTCTGGCTGCGGCTGAAATCAGGGTAATTCTTTAGCTCTGCCGCATATCGTGGCTGCCCTCCAAAGACCTCTGCTTGCAACCTGGCGAGGGATGCGCTCAGTGCTGCGGCCTTCGCTCTGGTCTCGAGAAACGCAGACTCCGCGCGAGTGCGCTCAATGCGAGCCAGTAGTTGCCCCGCCTCGACTTTGTCACCTTCGCGCACAAGCATTTCCTCAAGCGTCCCACCATCTTGTGACTGAATGAGCTGCGTACGTGAGCTTGCGATGACAGAGCCAGGTGCGCGCGTGACTTGGTCCAGCTCTGCATGCCAGGCCCAGGCGACAAACAATCCGATGCTGAGGAATGTGACCCACATCACCCAACGGGAGCCCCGCAACTGCTCAGACAGCGGCCCCTGGTCGCTTTTCGACCGCTTGTTTGGTTCGAGAAACCAAAGAATTTTCATGACGAGATCTCTTTATGGGTATGCGGGGCAGCCGCAGCGCGTCCGGTAATGGCGTTAGGCGTCTGGCCGCTCAGGCGAGCGAGCACCTGGTCGCGCGGCCCATCCATGACGATTCGGCCTTTGTCAACAACGATGATTCGATGCACATGCGGCAGCATGCCCACCTTGTGCGTTACGACGACCAGAACAGACTCGGGAGGAGCTTCCTGGAACAGGTGTTTCATCACTCGAGACTCAAGCTGCACATCCATGGAGGCCGTAGGTTCATCAAGCAACATCACGCTGGACCGAGCAAGCAATAGGCGAGTGAGGCCCACGAGCTGACGCTGCCCGCCAGAGAGCCCTCGGCCGCCTTCGGTGATCTCCAGCTCCAAACCCTTAGGGTGGCTCTGGATAGCTTGGTCCAGCCCCGTCAGGCGCGCCGCGTTGAAAATCACGCTGTCACTGGGTGTGGGAAGGCCAAGTGTGAGGTTCTCTCGCAGAGTGCCACTAAACAAGCGCACGTCCTGCGGCAAGTAGCCAATGTGCTCTCGCACAAATTCAGGAGCCAGCTGGTCCATGTCCACGCCATCGAGGTACGCGGCTCCGGTCTTTGGCTTGTAGAGACCGGAGAGCATCTTCACAAGCGTCGACTTACCAGACCCTACGGCGCCGAGCACGGCAATGCGCTCTCCCGGCTGTATACGCAAGTCAGCGATTTCCAGAATAGGCTTGTCTTCCCGATACCCAAACGTCGCGCTCTCCAGCCGCAACTGCCCTGCGCACCGCTCGGGTACCACCAAGCGCTGATGGCTGGAACGGTCACTGGGCATTGCCATGATGGCGTCAAGCGACTTCAAGGCAATCTTGGCGTGCTTCCACTGCACCACCAACTGAGGAATTTGAGCCAGCGGGGAGAGTGCGCGCCCACTGATGATGGAGCATGCAATGAGTCCCCCCATGGAGAGTTGGCCTGAACTGATGGCGTAGGCGCCAGCGGCGATTAGACCCACGTAGTTCAGCTGCTGAATCGTCTGCGCGAGGTTTGTGGAGCGGGTGGAAAGGGCCTTGAGCTGAAGCTCACTTGCTGCAATGGTGGCTGTCAGGTCGCGGTAACGGTCCAGCATCTTCCACTCGCCGCCGGCGGCCTTGACTGATTCGATACCGTCCACCGCTTCAATGAGAAGACCGTTCTTACGATTGGACTCTTGCATGTTCTCAGCAGAGAGCCGCTCGATAGACCCCCGAAAGAACAATCCAGCGATCACGGCGACGGGGACCATGACGAGAGGCACGAGCGCCACGGGCCCAGCGATCATGGCCATGACCCCGATGAACATCAAGGCGAACGGGGCATCCGCCAGAATGAACAGGGTTGTCGATGTCATGAAATTCCGCACCGACTCGAAATGCCGAATCTGAGAAGCGAAAGTACCCACCGTGCTGGGCCTTGCATCCATGCGAATTGCCAATGCCTTGTCGAAGAACACACTGGAGAGCTCTTGGTCGATGACCTTGGACGCCCGGTCAACCATGTGCGCACGCACTTGTTTCATGGTGAATTCGAGCACGACCGCTAGCAGTACACCGATTGTCAGAACCCACAGGGTCGAGAACCCCTTCGTTGGCACCACACGGTCATACACCTGCATGGTGTAGAGCGACGCGGTGAGTCCGATGGCACTGATCATGAAAGTCGCGAACACGCCGTCCAGGAAGACGCGCCTGTGCTTTCGAATGGCAAAGGCAAACCAATCCGTAGCAGTTTGCGGGCCGTCTTCTCTTGCGCCTTCAGTACTCTCATCTGCACGCAACGCAAGCAAATGCCCATCTCTGACGTTGGCCTCGTCAATCTCTTGCGAGATCCCGTCCATACCTTCAGTGGAAAAGGCGCCATGACTGAGCCGCCCACGCACAATGCGAACATCTACGCCACTCGAACTGATCCAAAGGAGGGGATAGTCGCCACGCTTTACAACCGCCGGGGTGAGCTCACGAATCTGCGCTCCGCTAAATCGGGCCTTCCACATCTCGCGAGCACGCCGGTGTGGTGCAAGCGTTGCCATCTCAATACCGTCCTGGCTGCGCTCGAGCATGCTGAAGCGAAAAGCCGGCACTGCGTGGCCCAGCAGGGATGCAAGTCGTGATAGCAGGCCAGACAATGCCTGGTCTTGCGGCAATGGTGAGGCGGATGCGTCTAAGGCCTCCACCGAAGTGTTAGCGGACATGATTGGGAATCGGGTTTTGTGCGTTCAGTTGGCCAGCGAGCAAGAGGAGCCGAACTTCCGCGTACAGAATGGGAGACTCAAGATCTGCCAGGGCGTAATAGGCCTGGGTCTTTTCACGTAGAGCATTAAGCACATCGAGCCAGTTCTTGCGTCCAACTTGAAACTGGCGAAGATAGGAGGCAACGATCTCATCCGCCCCGCTGAGCAAGGCTCGCACCGGTTCGACTTGTCGGCCCAAGGCTTGCCGCTCGGACCAGATCGAGCGAACTTGTTGAGTTAGGGTGCGTTCAAGGGCGTCAATGGCATCCAGCGCAGCCTGCTTGCGCGATATGGCCACCTGCACACCCGACATGCTGGACAGGCCAGCGCCGGTCTGAAGCTGTAGCGCCACATAGAGTCGTCCTCGGTCTTCACCTGGCAGCAGGTTTCCAAGACGGGATTGGTAACCAGCCACGACCGTGGGCATCAGCTGAGAACGTGCAAGGTCGATTTGGGCATTGGCGACGGCCACCTGCGCTTCAAGCCGTCGACGCTCTGGCGAGAACGAAAGGGCCGCATCAAGCAAGCTGTCTTCGTTCCAATTGCCAAGTCCGATATGCGGGGGGGGTGCAAGCTCTGCGACCTTGCGACCAACCATCTGCTCCAGAGCGAGACGGGCCGCCTCGATCTGACGCTGCGTCTGGATTCTTTCTGTGATTGCCTGATTCAACCGTGCCGCCGCCTGCGTCTGGTCCGTCGCGGGACTGACCTGAGACTGCACACGTCTTTGGATGATGTCGAACAAGCGCTTATGTTCGGTTTCGCTGGCTCGCGCTGCATCCAAGCGTGACTCCAGGCGAAGAATCTCGAAGAAGGCACCAGCAGTCTGACCGAGCACGTTCTGCTCTATCTCCGCAACTGCCGCTTCGGCTTCACCCACCCCTGCGTCGGCCACTCCAATTCGACTGGTGATTCGTCCGCCGGTCCAAAGTGGCTGCTCCACCTTGATCACCGTCTGAGGACCTCCAGACTGGGTCTGGAGTTCGGTCGTGAGACTAGGATAGCGACCCCATCGGGCACCTTCGAGCTCGTAGCCTGCTGCTCTGGCATTGCTCTTTCGGCTCCGCACATCAGGATGCTGCGTCACGGCCTCGCTCATGAGCGTCCCGAGGTCTACAGGAACAGGCTGAGCGCTCGCGGCTAAGTGCGTGCAGAACATCCCGATCCCGCACGCTGCGACCGTCAGTGAGAACATTCGATTCACATGGAACTCCGGAAAGCGCGACCGGTTGAATGAGGTCGCGGAACAAGGGGAAGGGTGCGGATGGCTTGGGAGATCGCGCCGTCAGACGCCTTCGGCTGCCCGCCACTCGACCTCAGCCTCTACCTGCGCTCCTGAACTGATGGTGATGAAGCGGTAGCTCACCTGCCCCTTGACCTGCGCAGAGGCCGCGATGATCAGCTCGTCGCAAATCAGGACGCCATCAAATCGACCCTTGACGGTCAGGCTGCTGCAAACAAGATGCCCTTCGATGAATCCGCCTGCACCGACATTGGCACTGTCGACCTTCACATTTCCAATCACACCGCCTTCAACGTGGAGGACCCCGCTGGAGTCCAAGTCGCCACGCATCACAAGACCTTCACTAATGATGGAAGGCTTCTCGGCAACCGGAATAGCTTTAACAGCCTTTGCGCCCCACCCACTCACTGGGGCGGCACTTTGAGCAGCAGGCAATGGCGCAACGCGCACATCAGACGCGTTGTCGGACTTAGTTTTTGATCTGCTGAACATAGTTGGCCGTGTGGATTACCCGCAAAGGATCCACCGGGAATCCTCCGACTGAAATTTCAAAATGCAGGTGTTTTCCCGTTGAGGCACCGGTGTTTCCTACCAGCCCAAGTACGGTAGTGATGTCGACTTCGTCACCCTCGGCGACGTTTATCCGGTCAAGGTGGCCATAGAGGCTTTCAATGCCGCGGTCATGACGGACCACAACGGTATTCCCGTAGCCACCATTCATTCGCGCCAAGACCACCTTTCCGGCCTTGGTCGGATAAACCCTGTCATCGTTATGCGGCACTAGGTCGACACCAGCATGAAATCGCGGCTGCTTGATCAATGGATGGGCGCGCATTCCATACTTGGACGTGATGTCATGACCTCCGACAGGAACGCGCGATGGCAAGGCCAACATGACTTCTTTGAGTTCACGATTCTTGGAAGCCTCGTCCGCGAACCGTCCGCTTAGCAACGACCGACTCGACTCGGTTGGCTCAGGCCCAAATCCACCGACCGCTCCGCTGGATTGAATGAGTGTGATAGTTCGCGCTGTCAGGCCCGATGCGTCCAGGCGCGATTTGAGCCCATGATTCTCAGAGGCCAGTCCCTCAGTGGCAATATCCACCAGACTCCGGACCTCGAGATCGCGCTCTCGAATAACACGGGCCAGGTTGAACATGTCATCATCATTCATCTCCTGCACTTCGGGAGTTGAAGCGTCAGCTGTTCCCATAAGCAATGCGCTGTAAATCTCGCGATGCGAGTGCTGCAATCGCAACTTTCCATCATGTTGGACCCGGGCATACGCAAGCAGAAACAGCAACACAAACAACAGTACTGTGGCCAGGATCAAACCACCTCGAACAGCGTAGCGCTGCCACCGTCCCGCAATCGCGTAGTAGCGCAGCTCGCCTTCTTGCTCCAGGATGATGCGAACATCAATGAACTCGCGGCGCCACAACGCAAGTGGAATCGCAGGCACACGCAGAACCCAAGCGGCAGTTGATGCGGTCTTCCGGATCGTATTTAGCATCTGGCTCTACCCGACCTACTCAAGCGCCTTCTCACCCTCATTGAGTGAGACAAGCTTGTCGCCCAACAAGAGCAGTCGATCGTTCAACACAGGGACTTCTTTGGCTTCGGGTTTGCCCTGCCGCAACGCGCCTTGAATGTTTCCACCGCGCTCGACTTCGACTTCGCCATACGCCACATGGCCTTGAATGCGACCACTGGCTCGAACAATCAAGTGCCCGGTGACGAGGAGCTCATCGCGAATCTCGCCCTGAACGTCAGCCTTGCCAACATGAGTCTTCCCAGCAATCGTGCCGGCAAGGCCCAAGGTCAACTCTTCGGCGTATAGCTCGCCTTGAAAATCGCCATGGATGACCGCCCTGCCGGGCACCTTGAGGA
The sequence above is a segment of the Hydrogenophaga sp. BPS33 genome. Coding sequences within it:
- a CDS encoding HlyD family type I secretion periplasmic adaptor subunit, whose product is MKILWFLEPNKRSKSDQGPLSEQLRGSRWVMWVTFLSIGLFVAWAWHAELDQVTRAPGSVIASSRTQLIQSQDGGTLEEMLVREGDKVEAGQLLARIERTRAESAFLETRAKAAALSASLARLQAEVFGGQPRYAAELKNYPDFSRSQNDLLRKRRAALDEDLTAIRRMKSLVEEELSLNLPLVQSGDVSRTEVLRLQRQVADMQAQMTNKRNKYFQDAQAEFNKTQEELAGVQQILAQRRNQLDQTELRAPLRGVVKNVRITTQGGVIRPGEEVMQIVPLEDDLVIEAKVSPADIAFLTLGLDATVKIDAYDYTVYGGLPGKLIFISADTLSENLRQGEDPYYRVQVRTTSREFSKRAHSVLEIQPGMTATIEVKTGQRTVLQYLAKPIVKTLGDSLGER
- a CDS encoding type I secretion system permease/ATPase, producing the protein MSANTSVEALDASASPLPQDQALSGLLSRLASLLGHAVPAFRFSMLERSQDGIEMATLAPHRRAREMWKARFSGAQIRELTPAVVKRGDYPLLWISSSGVDVRIVRGRLSHGAFSTEGMDGISQEIDEANVRDGHLLALRADESTEGAREDGPQTATDWFAFAIRKHRRVFLDGVFATFMISAIGLTASLYTMQVYDRVVPTKGFSTLWVLTIGVLLAVVLEFTMKQVRAHMVDRASKVIDQELSSVFFDKALAIRMDARPSTVGTFASQIRHFESVRNFMTSTTLFILADAPFALMFIGVMAMIAGPVALVPLVMVPVAVIAGLFFRGSIERLSAENMQESNRKNGLLIEAVDGIESVKAAGGEWKMLDRYRDLTATIAASELQLKALSTRSTNLAQTIQQLNYVGLIAAGAYAISSGQLSMGGLIACSIISGRALSPLAQIPQLVVQWKHAKIALKSLDAIMAMPSDRSSHQRLVVPERCAGQLRLESATFGYREDKPILEIADLRIQPGERIAVLGAVGSGKSTLVKMLSGLYKPKTGAAYLDGVDMDQLAPEFVREHIGYLPQDVRLFSGTLRENLTLGLPTPSDSVIFNAARLTGLDQAIQSHPKGLELEITEGGRGLSGGQRQLVGLTRLLLARSSVMLLDEPTASMDVQLESRVMKHLFQEAPPESVLVVVTHKVGMLPHVHRIIVVDKGRIVMDGPRDQVLARLSGQTPNAITGRAAAAPHTHKEISS
- a CDS encoding TolC family protein, coding for MSEAVTQHPDVRSRKSNARAAGYELEGARWGRYPSLTTELQTQSGGPQTVIKVEQPLWTGGRITSRIGVADAGVGEAEAAVAEIEQNVLGQTAGAFFEILRLESRLDAARASETEHKRLFDIIQRRVQSQVSPATDQTQAAARLNQAITERIQTQRQIEAARLALEQMVGRKVAELAPPPHIGLGNWNEDSLLDAALSFSPERRRLEAQVAVANAQIDLARSQLMPTVVAGYQSRLGNLLPGEDRGRLYVALQLQTGAGLSSMSGVQVAISRKQAALDAIDALERTLTQQVRSIWSERQALGRQVEPVRALLSGADEIVASYLRQFQVGRKNWLDVLNALREKTQAYYALADLESPILYAEVRLLLLAGQLNAQNPIPNHVR
- a CDS encoding bactofilin family protein, whose protein sequence is MFSRSKTKSDNASDVRVAPLPAAQSAAPVSGWGAKAVKAIPVAEKPSIISEGLVMRGDLDSSGVLHVEGGVIGNVKVDSANVGAGGFIEGHLVCSSLTVKGRFDGVLICDELIIAASAQVKGQVSYRFITISSGAQVEAEVEWRAAEGV
- a CDS encoding M23 family metallopeptidase — protein: MLNTIRKTASTAAWVLRVPAIPLALWRREFIDVRIILEQEGELRYYAIAGRWQRYAVRGGLILATVLLFVLLFLLAYARVQHDGKLRLQHSHREIYSALLMGTADASTPEVQEMNDDDMFNLARVIRERDLEVRSLVDIATEGLASENHGLKSRLDASGLTARTITLIQSSGAVGGFGPEPTESSRSLLSGRFADEASKNRELKEVMLALPSRVPVGGHDITSKYGMRAHPLIKQPRFHAGVDLVPHNDDRVYPTKAGKVVLARMNGGYGNTVVVRHDRGIESLYGHLDRINVAEGDEVDITTVLGLVGNTGASTGKHLHFEISVGGFPVDPLRVIHTANYVQQIKN
- a CDS encoding bactofilin family protein; protein product: MSERNDQKGTVVIGEGVSISGVLKVPGRAVIHGDFQGELYAEELTLGLAGTIAGKTHVGKADVQGEIRDELLVTGHLIVRASGRIQGHVAYGEVEVERGGNIQGALRQGKPEAKEVPVLNDRLLLLGDKLVSLNEGEKALE